Proteins from a genomic interval of Medicago truncatula cultivar Jemalong A17 chromosome 3, MtrunA17r5.0-ANR, whole genome shotgun sequence:
- the LOC112419984 gene encoding uncharacterized protein — protein MEKQLKVKILPETAPNLASKFQNFQFISTMDHKSSQGNAKKWVRRHDWKAVSCPTSPTISMNRNGDELFPPSIMKFRNYPFSPIMDHKSRSQNSTKWIRPHSWKGSVSCPSSPMVSMIANADELSPPSTFLRNQANFHNRSSGRLSKNAASDGTKVVHFADANIRNLVAAMENSSLPSETRKPIYNGSKCTKTDSEPTSPKISCMGEIKLKKRKKIEKAKDREEKKHVTMFQRLFNFLKPKSEVRRKSNASAPQDNQVCPL, from the coding sequence ATGGAGAAACAACTTAAGGTGAAGATATTACCCGAAACAGCTCCAAATCTCGCTtcgaaatttcaaaattttcaatttatctCGACAATGGATCACAAATCCAGCCAAGGAAATGCAAAAAAATGGGTAAGGCGTCATGATTGGAAGGCCGTTTCTTGCCCAACCAGCCCAACAATATCGATGAATCGAAATGGGGACGAACTTTTCCCACCGTCCATTATGAAATTTCGAAACTATCCATTCAGTCCAATAATGGATCATAAATCCAGATCACAGAATTCAACTAAGTGGATTAGGCCTCATAGTTGGAAGGGGTCAGTTTCTTGCCCAAGCAGTCCAATGGTATCCATGATTGCAAACGCGGACGAGCTTTCCCCGCCTTCCACATTTTTAAGAAACCAGGCAAATTTTCATAACCGTAGTTCAGGACGGTTATCCAAAAATGCAGCTTCCGATGGCACAAAAGTTGTGCATTTCGCGGATGCAAACATCCGAAATCTTGTTGCGGCTATGGAAAACTCCTCTCTTCCGAGTGAAACTAGAAAGCCCATTTATAATGGTAGTAAATGTACAAAGACTGATTCGGAACCCACTTCACCAAAAATATCGTGCATGGGAGAGATCAAgcttaagaagagaaagaagatagAAAAAGCAAAAGACAGAGAAGAAAAGAAGCATGTGACTATgtttcaaaggttgttcaacTTTTTGAAGCCAAAATCTGAGGTGAGGAGGAAATCAAATGCTTCTGCGCCTCAAGACAATCAAGTATGCCCCCTATGA
- the LOC11409496 gene encoding cytochrome b561 domain-containing protein At4g18260, with the protein MKDMMGIQQTKFISFLFQACLVLFLFPLVSSSQEHQEILGANSTNNDNHIKLSPRLQFEITLHGFLLWASMGFLMPIGILAIRLSNREENPRWLRILFYVHTIFQVIAVLLATAGAIMSIKNFNNLFNNNHQRLGVALYGVIWLQVLVGIFRPQRGSKRRSVWFFAHWILGTAVTFLGVLNVYIGLAAYHEKTSKGIRIWNILFTIQISLIVFFYLFQEKWVYIQKQRVNLSNEQSLPNEKEMVLKAGTC; encoded by the exons ATGAAAGACATGATGGGAATCCAGCAAACAAAGTTCATTTCATTCCTCTTTCAAGCATGTCTTGTTTTGTTCTTATTTCCACTTGTTAGTTCATCTCAAGAGCACCAAGAAATTTTAGGTGCTAATTCAACAAACAATGACAACCACATTAAG CTGAGTCCAAGACTTCAATTTGAAATTACATTACATGGCTTTCTCCTTTGGGCTTCAATGGGATTCTTGATGCCTATTGGTATACTTGCAATAAGATTATCAAATAGAGAGGAAAATCCAAGGTGGCTTAGAATTTTATTCTATGTTCATACAATTTTTCAG GTGATTGCTGTACTTCTTGCAACAGCAGGAGCAATCAtgtcaataaaaaatttcaacaacctcttcaacaataatcatcaaagATTAGGGGTTGCACTTTATGGTGTTATCTGGCTGCAAGTCCTAGTTGGTATCTTTCGACCACAAAG GGGATCCAAAAGAAGAAGTGTGTGGTTCTTTGCACACTGGATACTTGGAACTGCAGTAACATTCTTGGGTGTTCTAAATGTATATATTGGTTTAGCAGCTTACCATGAAAAAACATCAAAAGGCATAAGAATTTGGAATATACTTTTCACTATTCAGATATCATTGATTGTATTTTTCTACCTATTTCAAGAAAAATGGGTCTACATACAAAAACAAAGAGTCAATTTGAGTAATGAACAAAGTCTTCCAAATGAAAAAGAGATGGTATTGAAGGCTGGAACTTGTTAA